In Cryptococcus depauperatus CBS 7841 chromosome 4, complete sequence, a single window of DNA contains:
- a CDS encoding glycerol-3-phosphate dehydrogenase (NAD(+)), whose amino-acid sequence MGHEKVAIIGSGNWGTAIARLAGINTKKHNDVFDDSRVPVWVFEEQFEGRKLTEIINETHENKKYLPDIKLPDNIVAVPDLLEAVKEATALVFVTPHQFLGKILDELEGHVKKDAKAISLIKGVEVKEANIYLFADVIEKRLGISTSALSGANIANEVAKDTFSETTVGYRTEEEGKLWQMLFQTDKFKVQLIDDVTGVSLCGALKNIVAVAAGICDGLGYGSNSKSAIMRIGLLEMKYFCQEFFRDVKEESFLQESAGVSDVITSCLSGRNYRVAVEFVRQKKSFDELEVEMLNGQKLQGIHTAKDVHNFLSARKQSRVYPLFDKVYQIAWEGLDPAQLTEGL is encoded by the exons ATGGGTCACGAAAAAGTTGCTATCATTGGTTCTGGTAACTG GGGTACGGCTATTGCTCGTCTTGCTGGGATCAACACCAAGAAACATAATGACGTGTTTGATGACTCTCGTGTCCCCGTTTGGgtttttgaagaacaa TTTGAAGGTCGAAAATTGACAGAAATCATCAATGAAACGCATGAGAACAAAAAGTATCTTCCGGATATCAAATTGCCCGACAACATTGTGGCTGTTCCAGACCTCTTGGAGGCCGTGAAAGAAGCTACtgctcttgtctttgtaaCTCCTCATCAAT TTTTAGGAAAGATTCTTGACGAGCTGGAGGGCCATGTTAAAAAAGATGCCAAAGCTATCAGTCTCATTAAG GGTGTGGAGGTAAAGGAAGCCAACATTTACCTATTCGCGGATGTTATCGAAAAGCGCTTAGGAATTTCCACATCTGCCTTAAGTGGGGCCAACATTGCAAACGAAGTTGCAAAAGATACATTTTCAGAGACAACTGTAGGCTATAGGAccgaagaagaaggaaaattGTGGCAAATGCTGTTTCAGACTGATAAATTCAAAGTCCAGCTCATCGACGAT GTGACTGGAGTGAGTTTGTGTGGTGCTCTCAAGAATATAGTAGCAGTCGCTGCTGGAATTTGTGATGGTCTTGGTTATGGCAGCAATTCTAAAT CTGCTATCATGCGTATTGGACTTCTCGAGATGAAGTATTTTTGTCAAGAGTTTTTCCGAGACGTTAAAGAAGAATCATTCCTCCAAGAGAGTGCTGGTGTGAGCGATGTGATTACCAGTTGTCTCTCGGGGAGAAACTACAGGGTTGCTGTAGAGTTTGTTCGCCAGAAAAAG TCATTTGATGAGCTGGAGGTCGAAATGTTGAATGGTCAGA AGCTTCAGGGTATTCACACT GCCAAAGATGTTCACAACTTTCTGAGTGCGCGAAAACAATCTCGTGTCTATCCCTTGTTTGACAAGGTCTACCAAATCGCATGGGAGGGTCTTGATCCTGCTCAGTTAACAGAAGGACTCTAA